A genome region from Musa acuminata AAA Group cultivar baxijiao chromosome BXJ3-5, Cavendish_Baxijiao_AAA, whole genome shotgun sequence includes the following:
- the LOC135638751 gene encoding 1-aminocyclopropane-1-carboxylate synthase 6-like isoform X2 yields the protein MAVVEFMGQVMQGSVSFDPSQIIMTAGATPAIEILSFCLADAGNAFLVPSPYYPGYDRNIRWRAGIELIPVPCRSTDNFGLSIPALERAYNQAKMRGVKVRAVLFSNPSNPVGNLLHRETLRDLLDFVTEKGIHVIADEVFAGSTHGTEDFVSMAEVLNTDEFDRSRVHIVYGLSKDLSVPGFRIGLIYSFNEHVIAAASKLARFSSVSVPTQHLLISMLNDTKFITQYIKTNRERLRVMYALLVNGLKQLGVESVKSSGGFYCWTDMSKFMKSYSEKGELELWKEMLNVAKIHLTPGTACHCIEPGWFRLCFTTLTEKDVPVVLERIKRVVDNH from the exons ATTCTCAGTTTCTGCCTGGCAGATGCTGGAAATGCATTTCTTGTTCCTTCACCGTATTACCCAGG GTACGACAGGAATATAAGATGGCGAGCTGGCATAGAGTTGATACCTGTTCCATGTCGAAGCACTGACAACTTTGGTTTAAGTATTCCTGCACTCGAAAGAGCATACAATCAGGCAAAAATGCGAGGTGTCAAAGTGCGAGCTGTTCTTTTCTCAAACCCCTCCAACCCTGTGGGCAATCTTCTGCACAGGGAAACATTACGAGACCTTCTTGACTTTGTTACGGAGAAGGGCATTCATGTCATTGCTGATGAAGTGTTCGCAGGGTCAACCCATGGTACTGAGGATTTTGTGAGCATGGCGGAAGTTTTAAACACAGATGAGTTTGATAGAAGCAGGGTTCACATAGTATATGGCTTGTCAAAAGATCTCTCCGTCCCAGGCTTTCGGATCGGTCTCATCTACTCTTTTAACGAACATGTCATTGCGGCTGCCTCGAAGCTGGCAAGGTTCTCCTCTGTTTCTGTTCCAACCCAGCACTTGCTCATCTCGATGCTTAATGACACTAAGTTCATCACACAATATATCAAGACGAACAGAGAGAGACTCCGAGTAATGTATGCATTGTTAGTGAATGGCCTTAAACAGTTGGGTGTTGAGAGTGTCAAAAGCAGTGGTGGTTTTTACTGTTGGACGGATATGAGCAAATTTATGAAATCATACAGTGAGAAAGGGGAGCTTGAGCTATGGAAGGAGATGCTTAATGTGGCTAAGATTCATTTAACACCTGGAACGGCATGCCATTGCATTGAACCTGGATGGTTTCGTTTATGCTTCACAACATTGACTGAGAAGGATGTGCCTGTAGTTTTGGAACGCATCAAGAGAGTTGTTGATAACCATTGA